In Oscillospiraceae bacterium, a genomic segment contains:
- a CDS encoding division/cell wall cluster transcriptional repressor MraZ, with protein MLIGSFTYNIDEKGRLFVPAKFREEMGESFVILMDGDSGCLAGYSTATWERVKANIESMSREVRLGMRDIFRYAIEVAPDKQGRVTITPELRKLAGLGEKSEVVIIGVMNYIEIWCKEKLPPAGPFKIPGNIGL; from the coding sequence TTGCTGATCGGCAGTTTTACGTACAACATCGACGAAAAGGGCCGGTTGTTCGTGCCCGCGAAATTTCGCGAGGAGATGGGCGAGTCCTTCGTGATCCTCATGGACGGTGATTCCGGATGCCTTGCGGGCTATTCCACTGCGACCTGGGAACGCGTAAAAGCAAATATCGAGAGCATGTCGAGAGAAGTCCGGCTCGGTATGCGCGATATCTTCCGGTATGCCATCGAAGTCGCGCCGGACAAGCAGGGCCGCGTCACAATTACGCCCGAATTGCGCAAACTTGCGGGTCTCGGGGAAAAGAGCGAGGTCGTCATCATCGGTGTTATGAACTATATCGAGATCTGGTGCAAGGAGAAACTCCCGCCGGCGGGACCGTTCAAGATTCCGGGCAACATCGGGTTATAA
- the rsmH gene encoding 16S rRNA (cytosine(1402)-N(4))-methyltransferase RsmH, which translates to MCFNHYSVMLGECIEGLSIKPDGVYVDATVGGGGHSEQIANRLSTGRLIAIDRDEEAVKAAGERLSKYTCAKIYHDRFSRMAQLLSELNIDGIDGLLIDCGVSSHQLDETGRGFSYKNEAEVDMRMDQSRGLSAREVVNTYKKEDLERIFYEYGEERYSRRIAESICEIRAIREIKTTTELADIIKNAMPAAARSEKGHPAKRCFQALRIEVNDELGELAAGLEAGWQKLNHGGRMVILTFHSLEDRMTKRFYKDKITDCICPPEFPICVCNHRAEGKLITKKPMLPSQRELDENPRSQSAKLRIIEKL; encoded by the coding sequence ATGTGTTTCAACCATTACAGCGTGATGCTCGGCGAATGCATCGAGGGGTTATCAATTAAACCGGACGGCGTCTATGTCGACGCTACGGTCGGGGGCGGCGGACATTCCGAACAAATCGCAAACCGCCTGTCGACAGGGCGGCTCATCGCAATCGACCGCGACGAAGAAGCGGTCAAAGCGGCGGGCGAGCGGCTTTCAAAATACACCTGCGCAAAGATTTATCATGACCGTTTCAGCCGGATGGCACAATTGCTTTCCGAGCTCAACATAGACGGTATCGACGGACTCCTGATCGATTGCGGGGTTTCGTCGCACCAACTTGATGAGACAGGGAGGGGTTTTTCTTACAAAAATGAAGCGGAAGTCGACATGAGGATGGATCAAAGTAGGGGTTTATCCGCACGGGAGGTAGTAAATACCTATAAAAAAGAAGATCTTGAGCGGATATTTTACGAGTATGGAGAGGAACGTTATTCAAGAAGAATCGCAGAATCAATCTGCGAGATTCGGGCCATACGGGAGATAAAGACGACCACCGAGCTGGCGGATATTATAAAAAATGCCATGCCGGCTGCAGCCCGAAGCGAAAAAGGACATCCCGCCAAACGCTGTTTCCAAGCCCTCAGAATTGAGGTCAACGACGAGTTGGGAGAGCTCGCCGCAGGTCTGGAAGCCGGATGGCAAAAACTGAACCACGGGGGCCGGATGGTCATTCTGACCTTCCACTCACTCGAGGACAGGATGACAAAGCGGTTTTATAAAGACAAAATCACCGACTGCATCTGTCCGCCGGAGTTCCCGATCTGCGTATGCAACCATCGCGCAGAGGGCAAACTGATCACAAAAAAACCAATGCTTCCTTCGCAAAGAGAACTCGACGAAAATCCGCGCTCCCAGAGCGCAAAACTGAGAATTATAGAGAAATTATAG